A stretch of DNA from candidate division WOR-3 bacterium:
AACTGCGCGAAAAAATGCTTAAAACTGGCAAAAAAAATTAACGTTCCTGAAATTGCTTCAGCATGTGATTTGTTGCTATCAGGCATTTATTCAATGTATGGAAACTACGAAAATTCCCAATTGCATTTATCCAACGCAATGAAATTTTTTAAACAAATCCGTGATCTCGACGGGCAAGCTGATTGTCAGATCATGTCCGGAAGGATTTTCTACCTCAGAAGCGATTTTAGAAAAAGCCTTCTCTCTTACAAAAAAGCACTTAACGTTTACCTGGAAACGAAAAACACACGCGGGATATTCAGGTCTTACAATTTGATCGGATTGATATATTTTGAGATGTCAAACATGGAGAATTCTCTTCATTATCAGATAAAAGCGTCCAAAGTCCTAAAAAAGAAAGGCGACAGATTCGACAGGTCGAGAGTTTTGACAAGTATCGCCTTCGTATACTATAAACTTCATAAATATTCAAAAGCGCTCGACTTCTACAAGCAATCCATGGCAATCAAGAATGAAATCGGAGACAGACCCGGTGTTTCGTACAATCTCGCGCACATAGGGATACTATATTTATACATGAACGATTATTCCAATGCTCGGAATTATTTAGAAAATTCCCTGGAAATACTCAGGAATATCGGGGACCTCAAGTCTCAAGCCAACGTAGAATTTTACATAGGCATCCTGCACCTAAGAATGGGGAAGTTAAACCTGGCAAAAAAAACTTTATCTAAAGCTCTCAGGGTATCAAAAACTATCGGAGACAGGCAGAGCTCCTCTGAATGCCTTTACACACTCGGACTTGTGGAAGCGGAAAAAGGAAAATTTGATAACGCCGAAAAACTTTTCAGGGAATCGTTGAAATCACTCAAAGCCATCGGAGACGTATCTGAATGCGGAAAAGTTATAACCATGTGGGCTCGAGTAAATTCGGATAGCGGTAATTTTTACTCAGCCAAAAGAAATCTCGAAAAATCTATGCCATATTTAGGTAAATTTTCTGAGAACAATTTCGTCTACCACAGCGTAAAAACAACGCTCGCTCTTGAAAGAGAAGATACGACTCAAGCCCTTGAAAACCTTCAAAAAGCCGAAAAATGGGCAAAAATACTCGACACAGACCATTTTTTCGCTGAATACTACCTCCTCTCAGCCCAAGTGTTCGAATTCATTGGTAAAAACTTAAAAGCGGAAAAGTCTTACACCAAAGCTTCTGTCCTGTTCGAAAAAATAGATGAACCTCTAAACCTTGCCAAATCTTTTTATTTACATGGGAAGTTTTTAAAAAAAACCATAAAAAGTGATCAATACACCAAAAGAGCCCAAAAAATCTACCGCGATTTAAAAATACCTTTTTGGATTAGTTCAGAGAAAACGGCCGTGCACATGCGCGGCCGTTGATATTTATTTCACTCTGCTACTGTAATTTTACCCGAAACAGAATTTTCACCCGCTTCTATTCTGAATATGTATGTTCCGTTGGGTACGACCTGTCCGTCTTCAGATGTCTTTTCCCACGTCAAGGTGTGAGCTCCTGGCTGCACACCTGAAAAAACCTCTGATCTGATTTTTCTTCCTATCATGTCGAAGACATAAAATCTGACGTCCGTCTGATGGGGCAGGTTCAGTCTTATTCTAACATCATCTTTCGACAGGTTTCCTGAAATCACAGAAAAATAGAATTCTCCCAGACCTGGGATTTCCGGTTCTTCCACCGAGAGAATGATATCGGTATGAAGAGCTTCGTTGTATGGCATATAGGTGCTGTTCAGGTAACCCGCAAGGGAAAAAAGCGTCATTTCAGAGGCGTCGACAAGGGTGATAGGCATAATTACGCAGGTGTGGTTCATGCTGAGACTCGGTTTGTCTGGAATTTGAACCCAGCCTGAATCGGACTGATACATGTAACAGGAATTAAGATAGCCATAAGAACCATCCTGACCTGCGATGACGAAGAGTTTGTCGCCATACGAAGCGTATCCGCATCTTCTCCTGCCTACACCCGGAATTGTGCCGCTGGCCGCCCATGTTATGTTCGCCGGATTTGCCGGGTCTATATAACCTTTGTATACCGAAGAGGACCATTGAGAAGAAGATGTATAACCCGTGGCTAAAACGAGAGTGTCGTTTCCCAGATAACCTGAAGCGCCGCTCATCACACCTTCTGGCAGCGGTGTCGCGTAAAAATATGAATCTCCAGCTATGTCGTAGACCTGAACAATATTATTAGCGGTCCATGAATCACCCCCGCCAATCAGGTAAATCAGACCCTTGTCCTCTACGAGAGCGATGTTTACGTCGTTGAGGCCTGTGGGCATAGAAGTGCCATTGGAATATGAATTTCCTTTAATGTCGTAAATCATACACATGTTGCCGGAGGCAAAGCTTCCGAACATGTAAACTTTATTTTCGTATGTCGTCGATGCTCCGTATCTCATTTCAATTGGCATTGGTGTCCCGGCGGTCCAGGAATTAGAAACAACGTCGAAAATGTGATGAGGCGTGCACGGAGCCGGATTCCCGCCGAAGACGTGGACGTGAAGAGTTTCACCGTTTTCTGACCTGTAGTATCCCGTGTACACTCCGCATCTTCCTTCCGTCATGTTTGTTAGAACTTGCCAATAAAGAGAATCGGCATCAAAAGCAGAGAAATCTACTTTCGGATTATGGTTTTCAAGAAGATATCCCGGCAGATAAAAATCTCCATCCTCCATTTCGGCGAAAAGAGAAGCGCCGAAAACCACGGTAAAGAGAACCATCGCGAAAACCTTCATACGACCTCCTTTTGCATGTTTCTGATCATATAATAATTTAAGGGAAACAAGGTTGAATAAACATAATCCAGCACACCTCCTTATCAGGGAAGAAACGCCTTTCAAATTAAATTATAATTATACTTTGTTATTTTTGCAAAACATTAATTTTATCATTTTCCTCATGCTTTTCAATTCTCGTCAATTCCCGTAATTTTTGACAAATCGGAATACATTTATTACAATTAGGGGTTATTTCAAACTTGATCGCTTAAAGAGATGGTGGTAATCTCTGTGAAAGTTATGGCGAGAACAAAACCTTTTGATGAATTTACTTTTGAATACGACAATTGGTTTTTTACAAACCATTTCACGTATATATCAGAACTCAAAGCAGTAAAAAAACTTATTCCCAAAAAAGGCCAAGGGCTTGAGATAGGTGTCGGCACCGGTAGATTCGCCGAACCCACTGGTGTGACTTTTGGCGTCGAACCGTCTGTAAAAATGGCCAAAATCGCGGCAGAGAGAAAAATTCAAATAGTCAGATCTATCGCCGAATATCTGCCTTTCAAAGATTTTGCTTTCGATTTCACGCTGATGGTGACGACTATTTGTTTTATTGACGATGTCGAACAGTCTTTCCAAGAGGCAAAAAGGGTCCTCAAAAATGGCGCCCCTTTTCTTGTAGGTTTCATAGACAAAGAAAGCCCAATTGGAAAGTTGTATCAAAAATTAAAAAACAGCAGTGAATTCTACAAAATAGCAAATTTTTACAGTTTTAGAGAAATCGCCGAAATGCTCGAAAAAACCGGTTTTCGGGATTTAAAATCGGTCCAGACCGTATTCAGAGGTTTAAAAGAGATGGATAGCGAAGAAGAAGCCCTTGAAGGTCACGGGAAAGGTTCTTTTGTGGTGTTAAGGGCCATCAAATAAACAACTCCTGAAATTTTTACGGGTTTGTTTATTCATGCATAATTTTTGGTATATTTAATTTGACATGATCCATAAAGGAAAATTATTCATTTTGATAATCGCTGTTCTTGGTTCTCCTCTTATAGCTGGAATTTACGGAATGCTTCACGACCAATTCACCTACACGGTGTCGCGGGAATACTACACAAAATTCAAATTCATTCAGTTAGGACTGACAAAAAATGGTGAAACTTTGACATATCCTGAAAGGCTTGGTGTAGCAAAAGTCGGTTTTCTCGCGACGTGGTGGACGGGAATACCCATCGGTGTCTTGTTGAGATTTACCGGTCTTGTCCATCGCAATCGGGGAGAAATGCTCAAGTATATTTTCTTTTCTGCAATACTAGTTTTTTTAATTACAGTTTAATCAGGTTTTGCGGGTTTAATATACGGAAAGCTATTTCTCGCCGAATCCGGTCTTAATTGGTATATTCCCGAAGGCGTTTCTGACACAGGCAATTTCATCACAGTCGGTTCGATGCATAATTTCAGCTACGCAGGAGGTTTTTTTGGACTGATATCAGGAATTGTTTTTCATGCTTGGGTAAAAAAAATATAAATAATAAATTTTGCAATCTCTCCTTCCAAAGAATATAATCTGGTCGCGTTACAAATTAAAGGAGGAAAGATGCAAAAGTTGTTATTTTTTGTTGTTCTCTTTCCGATCTCTTTGCTTTTTGCTGAATCCAAAGGTCCCTCAGGCGATGATTACACGATTCCCGTAATAAGCTCGTTCGAGAATGTTTGTGATACGGAAGACTTTTCCCGATATGAAATTCCCGCAGATTTCTTCAGAATAAACGAAGAGATTAGCATTTCAACAGAACCGCCGAAATTTTCACCTCTTTGGAGACCGAATATACTCGTCACAAATCAATGCGCCTGCCTTCCCAGAGAAAACATGGCTTTTGATTACGACGCGTCCGGAAATATATACTCAGCCCTTCAGTCAAGCCACAACGGCGGAACGGACACCCTGTTCATCTATCGTTCAACAGACAGAGGGTATTCCTGGAATGTATTTTATTCAAATCACGTCGCAAACGGAGGAAAGATACTTGATTTTGACATGCGTCTGGAACCGCACACAACTGTCAATCCCGAGATATATCTGGTTTGGGCGGATTCTCAGTATTCTTCAGGCTACAGGTTGTTTTTCGGAGCAGTCAGACCCGGAGTATCAGAAAGATGGTATCGTTTCGATTCGGCATTTAAC
This window harbors:
- a CDS encoding class I SAM-dependent methyltransferase, which translates into the protein MARTKPFDEFTFEYDNWFFTNHFTYISELKAVKKLIPKKGQGLEIGVGTGRFAEPTGVTFGVEPSVKMAKIAAERKIQIVRSIAEYLPFKDFAFDFTLMVTTICFIDDVEQSFQEAKRVLKNGAPFLVGFIDKESPIGKLYQKLKNSSEFYKIANFYSFREIAEMLEKTGFRDLKSVQTVFRGLKEMDSEEEALEGHGKGSFVVLRAIK